One Fuerstiella marisgermanici DNA window includes the following coding sequences:
- a CDS encoding bacterioferritin has protein sequence MSQARSLENLQTALSMELTAMHQYQLHAAVLDDWGLSLLAAKMQEEMAEELGHSNEYMTRILFLKGSPELTLAKTPVRAPSLQKMFESDLGDEKEAIEFYTKAASQASEDGDIGTRTLFERIALDEEQHMSWLELQLDLLQRMGEPAFISKHMPAPTAGD, from the coding sequence ATGAGCCAGGCTCGATCACTGGAAAATCTGCAAACCGCACTTTCAATGGAACTAACCGCGATGCATCAGTATCAGCTGCACGCCGCCGTTCTGGACGACTGGGGTTTGAGTCTGCTTGCGGCCAAGATGCAGGAAGAAATGGCGGAAGAGTTGGGCCACTCCAATGAATACATGACAAGGATACTGTTCCTGAAAGGATCGCCTGAGCTGACATTGGCAAAAACCCCAGTTCGCGCACCGTCTTTGCAAAAGATGTTTGAGTCGGACCTTGGAGATGAGAAAGAAGCGATCGAGTTCTATACTAAGGCGGCCTCCCAGGCGTCGGAAGATGGCGACATCGGAACCCGGACCCTGTTTGAACGCATTGCGTTGGACGAAGAACAGCACATGAGCTGGCTTGAGCTGCAACTCGACCTGCTACAACGCATGGGCGAACCGGCGTTCATTTCGAAGCACATGCCAGCACCAACTGCAGGCGACTAA
- a CDS encoding cytochrome-c peroxidase → MQFAHTRHVVRAALPLVAVLVTAPMANSQPSEQEKHTVSDVWQTLPTRAESPANNPTTAEKVELGKQLFFDPRLSLTGTVSCNTCHNLMEGGDDGRPSSMGIHGRIGPRNAPTVWNSVFQTSQFWDGRAPDLEEQAKGPVIAGPEMGMPNHDKAIERVAAIPGYRSAFATVFGDDDSVTIDNAVKAIAAFERTLITPNSAYDRYVDGDRSALSASQVRGMQLFESAGCTECHSGPAFNGWTPGLTDASFEEFPRFSNRRFLDKYALAKDLGRYEVTKQPEDKHQFKVPVLRNITLTAPYFHNGAVESLAEAVRVMADVQLDMELAEREVTDIVNFMGALEGEFPNITLPRIPSRSGHSILEDQDPAATN, encoded by the coding sequence ATGCAATTCGCTCACACCAGACACGTCGTCCGCGCTGCACTGCCGCTGGTTGCAGTGCTGGTCACGGCCCCAATGGCAAACTCGCAACCATCCGAACAAGAGAAGCACACGGTCAGCGACGTCTGGCAAACACTTCCCACCAGGGCCGAATCCCCCGCGAACAACCCGACAACGGCCGAGAAAGTCGAGTTGGGAAAACAGCTGTTTTTCGATCCAAGGCTTTCACTAACCGGCACGGTTTCGTGCAACACCTGTCATAACCTGATGGAAGGTGGGGACGACGGGCGACCTTCTTCAATGGGAATCCACGGTCGAATCGGTCCCCGCAACGCCCCGACGGTTTGGAATTCCGTGTTCCAAACATCGCAGTTCTGGGATGGACGGGCTCCAGACCTGGAAGAGCAGGCCAAAGGTCCCGTGATTGCGGGCCCGGAAATGGGGATGCCAAACCATGATAAGGCAATTGAACGCGTTGCAGCCATTCCCGGATACCGCTCAGCCTTTGCCACTGTGTTTGGCGACGACGACTCGGTCACAATCGACAATGCCGTCAAAGCAATTGCCGCCTTTGAACGAACACTCATCACGCCGAACAGTGCCTACGATCGGTATGTCGATGGCGACCGGTCTGCCTTGTCAGCGTCGCAGGTTCGTGGCATGCAGCTTTTCGAATCAGCAGGTTGCACCGAGTGCCATTCCGGACCGGCGTTTAACGGCTGGACACCAGGCTTAACCGACGCCAGCTTTGAAGAATTTCCGCGATTCTCGAACCGTCGTTTTCTGGACAAGTATGCACTAGCCAAAGACCTTGGGCGGTATGAGGTCACTAAACAACCGGAGGACAAGCACCAGTTCAAGGTGCCGGTGCTTAGGAATATCACCTTGACCGCTCCGTACTTTCATAACGGGGCTGTCGAGTCACTGGCAGAAGCCGTGCGAGTGATGGCGGACGTACAGCTTGATATGGAACTGGCCGAGCGGGAAGTCACGGACATCGTCAACTTCATGGGCGCTTTGGAAGGCGAGTTTCCGAATATCACGTTACCTCGAATTCCGTCGCGTTCAGGGCATTCGATCCTCGAAGACCAAGACCCTGCGGCCACCAACTGA
- a CDS encoding DsrE family protein, producing MNTVRKSPFSFRPASQTIRRITHILAAVVVALAIGDVAVAQPGRGQGVGRGRGRGRGMSAEMREDMTTLHAMFAAREKITRTVKMLPKGAEATTESDDTKIVAMLKEHVPAMENRVHENEPLPPMTFHPVFVELIKHADDYTLTYKETKQGMEVTYEADDPFVIMLVQEHAKLVSRFLKNGMDEIHKPYTLPKVVHAKKDNHAAFSNGNLEYINPTIAKYGKVVKLPNAAQQPRNGSRIVVDLTQSGKPDALNPAIEKVARFVNIYQGAGKKPAKVDIAIVLHGDATLTVLNVDAYTKRHETKGNPNLDCLHKLHDAGVEIFVCGQSLIGKGGNPDDVVVFADVAVSALTSLVNLQADGYAYVPLGK from the coding sequence ATGAACACAGTTCGCAAATCACCATTTTCATTCCGCCCAGCAAGCCAAACAATCCGACGCATCACGCACATATTGGCGGCCGTAGTGGTCGCCCTCGCCATTGGCGATGTCGCCGTGGCTCAGCCCGGTCGAGGTCAAGGGGTTGGCCGTGGCAGGGGGCGAGGACGCGGCATGTCAGCGGAAATGCGTGAAGACATGACGACACTACACGCCATGTTTGCAGCGCGTGAAAAAATTACTCGCACCGTGAAGATGCTTCCGAAAGGAGCCGAGGCAACCACCGAGTCTGACGACACCAAAATTGTCGCGATGCTCAAAGAACACGTGCCGGCCATGGAGAATCGTGTTCATGAAAACGAGCCGCTGCCTCCAATGACTTTCCACCCAGTCTTTGTCGAACTCATCAAGCACGCCGACGACTACACGTTGACGTACAAAGAAACGAAGCAAGGCATGGAGGTAACGTACGAAGCCGACGATCCGTTCGTAATCATGCTGGTTCAGGAACACGCCAAACTGGTCAGCCGTTTTCTTAAGAACGGCATGGACGAAATTCACAAACCGTACACGCTGCCTAAGGTCGTTCATGCCAAAAAGGACAACCATGCGGCGTTTTCAAACGGCAATTTGGAATACATTAATCCCACCATCGCGAAATACGGCAAAGTCGTGAAGCTGCCAAACGCAGCACAACAGCCGCGCAACGGAAGCAGAATCGTTGTTGATCTCACTCAAAGCGGTAAGCCGGACGCATTGAATCCGGCTATCGAAAAGGTGGCTCGTTTTGTGAACATCTATCAGGGAGCAGGTAAGAAGCCAGCGAAAGTCGACATCGCCATCGTGTTACACGGTGACGCAACACTGACCGTTTTGAACGTTGATGCCTACACCAAACGCCACGAGACAAAAGGAAACCCGAATCTTGATTGCCTGCATAAACTGCACGATGCGGGCGTCGAAATCTTCGTGTGCGGTCAGTCACTCATTGGGAAGGGCGGCAATCCGGATGACGTTGTCGTCTTCGCTGACGTCGCCGTTTCAGCTTTGACGTCGCTGGTCAACCTGCAAGCCGACGGCTACGCCTACGTACCGTTGGGAAAGTAA
- a CDS encoding FAD-dependent oxidoreductase — protein MKIVIVGAVAGGASAAARARRLNEEAEIILIERGAEPSFANCGLPYYVGGEIEIRDKLLVAPAAQLRQRHRLDVRTRQEVTYINRDSQSITVRNLETGESYTETYDRLIISTGASPFRPPIPGIDSPHVLELRDLTDADRMHELVTTGGSRRAVIVGAGFIGIEVAENLVRRGLNVTVVELVDQILPPWDAEMVRPLEDHLREQGVSLRLNDSAEAFEDNPTADGNLTVRLKSGASIPACFAVVCIGVRPESKLAADAGIECGPRGGIITNDHMQTNDPHIYAVGDVAQVKDFLTGEPTQIPLAGPANRQGRIAADHIFGRNSTYRGTQGTAVVGVFGKTAAMTGHSEKLLRRANRSHRKIYIHPNDHAGYYPGASQMTLKLLFNPEDGRIWGAQAVGKNGVDKRIDVIAMAIHGGMTVYDLEEVELCYAPQYGSAKDPVNMAGFVASGVLRGDHPVTHVPELQSPPKSPDWFVLDVRTQREFDAGNIGDATNIPLEELRERLAEIPQDRRIAVYCFVGQRGYMATRLLKHNGFDVFNLSGGYRTWQQHHSTETES, from the coding sequence ATGAAGATTGTCATCGTCGGCGCCGTTGCCGGAGGAGCTTCTGCCGCCGCTCGTGCGAGGCGACTGAATGAAGAGGCGGAGATCATTCTGATTGAACGCGGGGCTGAACCGTCGTTTGCGAATTGTGGGCTCCCGTATTACGTGGGCGGGGAAATCGAAATCCGTGACAAGTTACTCGTGGCTCCAGCCGCTCAACTTCGTCAGCGACATCGACTCGACGTGCGGACTCGACAGGAAGTCACTTATATCAATCGGGACAGTCAGTCCATCACAGTCAGGAATCTGGAAACAGGCGAAAGCTACACTGAGACATACGACCGGCTAATAATTTCCACTGGCGCATCGCCGTTTCGTCCTCCGATTCCGGGCATTGACAGCCCGCACGTCCTGGAGTTGCGTGATCTCACTGACGCTGATCGCATGCACGAGCTCGTCACGACAGGCGGCAGCCGCCGAGCCGTCATCGTTGGCGCCGGATTCATCGGAATCGAAGTTGCGGAGAACCTTGTTCGGCGAGGACTCAATGTCACAGTTGTCGAACTGGTCGACCAAATCCTGCCGCCGTGGGATGCGGAGATGGTTCGTCCGTTGGAAGATCATCTGCGTGAACAGGGCGTTTCGTTACGACTGAATGATTCTGCGGAAGCGTTTGAAGACAATCCGACCGCCGACGGCAACCTAACGGTGAGGCTCAAGTCCGGCGCTTCTATTCCCGCCTGTTTCGCGGTTGTTTGCATCGGCGTGCGACCGGAAAGCAAACTGGCCGCCGACGCCGGAATCGAGTGTGGTCCACGGGGTGGCATCATCACCAATGATCACATGCAGACAAACGATCCCCACATCTACGCCGTTGGCGACGTAGCGCAAGTCAAAGATTTCCTCACCGGCGAGCCAACGCAGATACCACTCGCGGGCCCAGCCAATCGGCAGGGCCGCATCGCAGCTGACCACATCTTCGGCCGTAACTCAACGTACCGAGGTACTCAGGGGACGGCTGTCGTGGGCGTGTTCGGTAAAACCGCTGCGATGACCGGCCACAGCGAAAAATTGCTTCGACGTGCGAATCGCTCCCACCGCAAAATCTACATTCATCCCAACGACCACGCTGGCTACTACCCCGGCGCTTCGCAAATGACATTGAAGCTGTTGTTCAATCCCGAAGACGGCCGCATCTGGGGCGCTCAGGCGGTGGGCAAAAACGGAGTCGACAAACGCATCGACGTGATTGCGATGGCGATTCACGGCGGAATGACGGTCTACGACCTGGAAGAAGTCGAACTCTGCTATGCACCACAATACGGCTCGGCGAAAGACCCGGTCAACATGGCGGGCTTCGTCGCGTCAGGCGTGTTGCGAGGCGACCATCCGGTAACTCACGTCCCTGAATTGCAATCACCACCGAAATCGCCTGACTGGTTTGTGCTGGACGTTCGCACACAACGTGAATTCGATGCCGGAAACATCGGCGATGCGACAAACATTCCGCTGGAAGAACTTCGCGAAAGATTGGCGGAAATTCCTCAGGACCGACGCATCGCGGTGTATTGCTTCGTCGGTCAGCGCGGATACATGGCGACTCGATTATTGAAACACAACGGCTTCGACGTATTCAACCTCAGCGGCGGTTATCGCACATGGCAACAGCATCATTCCACGGAGACAGAATCATGA
- a CDS encoding NAD(P)/FAD-dependent oxidoreductase, producing MNHHQIVIVGGGTAGITVAARLKNADASLDVAVIEPSEKHYYQPLWTLVGGGMFEADESARNEAELIPYGVNWIKKRVASFSPAANSITTDDGETIGYDYLVVAPGIQINWDQVKGLKESVGKDGVCSNYSIDTVASTWKFIRELKQGVALFTQPAGAVKCGGAPQKICYLAEDHFRRTGVRDNVDVIFTLAGPRLFAVDRYRIVLEQVCQRKKVEPRYRHNLVEIRPASKEAVYRHMDTDEELVIKYDMIHVTPPMSAPDFVAQSELAGETGWVEVDKHTLQHTRFPNVYGLGDASSLPTSKTGAAIRKQAPVLVANLLASMNQQSPTASYDGYTSCPVVTGYDSLVLAEFDYSGQPAETFPFEQDKERFSMFMSKKFGLPAMYWHGMLKGRV from the coding sequence ATGAATCATCATCAAATCGTTATCGTTGGCGGCGGCACAGCTGGCATTACAGTAGCCGCTCGACTAAAGAATGCTGACGCGTCGCTCGACGTAGCAGTTATCGAACCTTCAGAAAAACACTACTACCAGCCGTTGTGGACGCTAGTCGGCGGTGGAATGTTTGAGGCGGACGAATCTGCTCGCAACGAAGCGGAACTGATTCCATACGGAGTCAACTGGATTAAAAAGCGTGTTGCCTCATTCTCACCAGCGGCCAACTCAATTACGACCGACGACGGCGAGACAATCGGATATGATTATTTGGTGGTCGCCCCAGGAATCCAAATCAATTGGGATCAAGTAAAGGGGCTGAAGGAATCGGTCGGGAAGGACGGTGTATGCAGCAATTACTCAATCGACACTGTGGCAAGCACGTGGAAATTCATTCGTGAATTGAAGCAGGGCGTGGCGTTGTTTACGCAACCTGCGGGAGCCGTCAAGTGCGGCGGTGCTCCCCAGAAAATTTGCTACCTTGCCGAAGATCACTTTCGTCGCACAGGCGTTCGCGACAATGTCGACGTGATCTTTACACTTGCCGGGCCGCGTCTATTTGCTGTCGATCGTTACAGAATTGTGCTTGAACAGGTGTGCCAGCGAAAAAAGGTCGAGCCTCGTTACCGACACAACCTTGTCGAAATTCGACCGGCTTCGAAAGAGGCTGTATATCGGCACATGGACACTGATGAAGAATTAGTCATCAAGTACGACATGATCCATGTGACTCCGCCCATGAGCGCGCCAGACTTTGTCGCGCAAAGCGAGTTGGCGGGAGAAACCGGGTGGGTCGAAGTGGATAAACATACATTGCAGCACACTCGATTCCCAAACGTGTATGGACTTGGCGACGCATCCAGCTTGCCGACCTCGAAGACCGGCGCAGCGATTCGAAAACAAGCACCGGTACTCGTAGCCAATCTGCTTGCTTCGATGAATCAACAGTCACCCACAGCCAGCTACGACGGCTACACTTCCTGCCCGGTGGTAACAGGCTACGATTCGCTGGTGCTGGCGGAGTTTGATTATAGCGGACAGCCCGCCGAAACCTTTCCATTCGAGCAGGACAAGGAACGGTTCAGTATGTTCATGTCCAAGAAGTTCGGCCTTCCGGCGATGTACTGGCACGGAATGCTAAAAGGCCGCGTATAG
- a CDS encoding DUF1641 domain-containing protein, protein METTLERPSLADRLNDPQTTEALHRLLDRAAALDQMLQIAGDIPNLIAMATDFLDAICRQASQEGIDLEQRATTLFKLFGRFTEPENIRNIEKLISRLPQLEAGSALLDDLPGLTATVVDVFDEWATQLKDDGIDLEQSIRQGLHAILYLGGQIRREELDRIGFLVKSDVLAEHSVETVGIAGAALANCSRGTCEHPVPQRVGLFGMLKAMRDPNTQRALSFGLQFAKCFGGELSHQHRHKVSS, encoded by the coding sequence ATGGAAACTACACTTGAAAGACCGTCACTTGCGGATCGTTTGAACGATCCACAAACGACCGAAGCTTTGCATCGACTGCTCGACCGAGCCGCAGCTCTTGACCAGATGTTGCAGATAGCCGGTGACATCCCAAACCTGATCGCAATGGCAACCGACTTTTTGGACGCGATTTGCAGGCAGGCATCGCAGGAAGGGATCGATCTTGAACAACGAGCGACGACGTTGTTCAAGCTGTTTGGCCGATTCACTGAGCCAGAAAACATCCGGAATATTGAAAAGCTGATATCTCGATTGCCACAGTTGGAAGCTGGCAGTGCGCTACTGGACGACCTGCCAGGGCTAACCGCGACAGTAGTCGACGTTTTCGATGAGTGGGCAACGCAACTGAAAGACGATGGCATTGATCTGGAACAAAGTATTCGCCAGGGGCTGCACGCCATACTTTACCTAGGCGGCCAAATACGGCGGGAAGAACTGGATCGCATTGGGTTTCTGGTCAAGTCCGACGTGCTGGCAGAGCATTCTGTGGAAACCGTGGGCATCGCCGGTGCAGCTTTGGCAAACTGCAGTCGCGGTACGTGCGAACACCCGGTTCCCCAACGGGTCGGTTTGTTCGGCATGCTCAAGGCGATGCGCGATCCGAACACACAGCGAGCGTTGTCGTTTGGCCTGCAGTTTGCCAAATGTTTTGGCGGCGAACTTTCACATCAACATAGACACAAAGTGAGTTCGTGA
- a CDS encoding MBL fold metallo-hydrolase translates to MLLKYFYDKALAHASYMVGCQRAKVAVVVDPGRDINQYLEMADREGLKLIAVAETHIHADYVSGARELADRVGAKLYVSDEGPADWKYLFADQYDHQLVKDGDSFMAGNIKFDVLHTPGHTPESISFMLTDQGGGADKPMGIFTGDFVFVGSIGRPDLLEEAAGLANTAEPGARDLFHSAERFKKLPDYLQVWPAHGAGSACGKGLGAIPSSTVGYEKLFNPALQFKDEDEFVKYILSDQPEAPKYFAVMKRVNKEGPDIIGDKGLPELQPVESVTKTLDEATVIDISPASQFADGHVAGTINIPTSLLAGWAGWVVDYSIPTYLIADPGQLAEATRVLRKIGLDDVRGYFDVAEVRAAGLATESYQSATPQELKQRIESGDVDLIDVRSNDEWNKGRILAAEHQFLGRLPDNLANLATDKPIVAQCQTGGRSAIAASIIQASGREVINLSGGFGAWSTTGLPVADSTSTANCDTEVGQCS, encoded by the coding sequence ATGCTGCTCAAATACTTCTACGACAAAGCTCTGGCTCATGCTTCTTACATGGTCGGTTGCCAGCGAGCCAAAGTGGCCGTCGTTGTCGATCCCGGTCGCGACATCAACCAATACCTGGAAATGGCCGACCGCGAAGGTCTCAAGCTGATCGCAGTCGCGGAGACTCACATTCACGCTGATTATGTGTCCGGTGCGCGTGAACTGGCTGACCGAGTGGGCGCGAAGCTTTATGTTTCTGATGAAGGTCCGGCGGACTGGAAGTATCTGTTCGCCGATCAATACGATCATCAACTGGTGAAGGATGGCGATTCCTTCATGGCCGGAAACATCAAATTCGATGTTCTGCACACACCCGGTCACACGCCTGAAAGTATTTCGTTTATGCTGACTGACCAGGGCGGCGGCGCTGACAAGCCGATGGGAATCTTCACTGGCGACTTCGTGTTCGTCGGTTCGATTGGCCGTCCGGACCTGCTGGAAGAAGCGGCCGGGCTGGCGAACACAGCCGAACCAGGGGCCCGCGATCTGTTTCACTCTGCTGAACGCTTCAAGAAGCTTCCGGACTATCTGCAGGTCTGGCCCGCTCATGGCGCAGGTAGCGCGTGCGGCAAGGGACTCGGAGCGATCCCTTCGTCCACGGTCGGCTACGAAAAACTGTTTAACCCGGCGCTGCAGTTTAAGGACGAAGACGAATTCGTGAAGTACATCCTATCGGATCAGCCGGAAGCTCCGAAGTACTTTGCAGTCATGAAGCGAGTCAACAAGGAAGGGCCCGATATCATCGGCGACAAGGGTCTTCCAGAACTTCAGCCCGTAGAATCTGTAACGAAGACTTTGGATGAAGCGACTGTCATCGACATTTCGCCTGCCTCGCAATTCGCAGACGGGCATGTTGCCGGGACCATTAACATTCCCACATCGCTGCTTGCTGGATGGGCGGGCTGGGTTGTCGATTATTCCATCCCCACATATCTGATTGCGGATCCAGGCCAGCTTGCCGAAGCGACTCGCGTCCTACGGAAAATCGGCCTTGATGACGTGCGTGGCTACTTCGATGTGGCAGAAGTCCGCGCGGCGGGACTCGCGACAGAAAGCTACCAATCCGCAACTCCGCAAGAGCTGAAACAGCGGATCGAATCGGGCGACGTCGATCTGATTGATGTCCGTTCCAACGATGAATGGAACAAAGGGCGAATTCTCGCCGCCGAGCACCAGTTTCTAGGCCGCTTGCCCGACAATTTGGCGAACCTGGCGACCGACAAACCCATTGTCGCTCAGTGCCAAACCGGTGGGCGGTCAGCAATTGCGGCTAGCATCATTCAAGCTTCGGGTCGTGAAGTCATCAACCTGTCTGGCGGCTTTGGTGCGTGGTCAACGACTGGCTTGCCTGTCGCTGACTCAACGTCAACCGCTAACTGTGATACGGAAGTCGGTCAATGCTCATGA
- a CDS encoding sulfite exporter TauE/SafE family protein, whose product MFGLAVLFGSAVGFALGLTGGGGGVFAVPFLVYGLSIAPREAVGISLASVGGTAFAGVVPRLWRGEVELRTGLLFAVAGMIGAPIGSYLSTLFPEAVLLVMFGCLMLVVAWRMWAKTRNPQLVTGVCLIEGQAAADRSACQRDEDGTLRMTSKCAQLLMLVGLLTGMLSGMFGVGGGFVIVPALVLFSGMAIHRAVGTSLFVIFLISISGVTSYVVSGRELSLETTLQFLVGGFIGIWLGGLVAGKLKGPTLQKVFATAVVLVAVFVIAKTVIL is encoded by the coding sequence ATGTTCGGTCTAGCCGTTCTATTTGGATCTGCTGTCGGTTTCGCACTTGGCCTCACTGGTGGCGGTGGCGGTGTCTTTGCTGTGCCATTTCTGGTCTACGGCCTTTCCATCGCGCCTCGCGAAGCAGTCGGCATTTCACTCGCATCGGTTGGCGGGACCGCCTTCGCAGGAGTCGTCCCTCGTCTGTGGCGAGGCGAGGTTGAACTGCGGACTGGTTTACTGTTTGCCGTTGCCGGGATGATCGGCGCACCGATTGGATCTTATCTCTCGACACTGTTTCCGGAAGCAGTCTTGTTGGTGATGTTCGGGTGTTTAATGCTGGTCGTGGCATGGAGGATGTGGGCTAAAACTCGCAACCCACAGTTGGTGACCGGCGTGTGTTTGATTGAAGGGCAGGCTGCAGCTGATCGCTCGGCGTGCCAGCGTGACGAAGACGGAACGCTTCGGATGACGTCAAAGTGTGCCCAACTGTTGATGTTGGTTGGTTTGCTGACGGGAATGCTGTCAGGAATGTTCGGAGTCGGCGGGGGTTTTGTCATCGTGCCTGCACTCGTGTTGTTCAGCGGAATGGCAATTCATCGAGCCGTAGGGACCTCGCTGTTCGTGATCTTCCTCATCAGTATCAGTGGCGTCACGTCGTACGTGGTGTCGGGACGCGAATTGTCGCTCGAAACAACCCTGCAGTTTCTTGTCGGCGGATTCATTGGCATTTGGCTCGGTGGCCTGGTCGCCGGAAAACTCAAGGGACCAACGTTGCAAAAAGTATTCGCAACGGCGGTTGTACTGGTCGCTGTATTCGTAATCGCAAAAACGGTCATTCTATAA
- a CDS encoding rhodanese-like domain-containing protein: MSGVKTIHPAQLAEQGRVDLVDVRTPVEFREVRAENARNVPLDALDPHSLMKERNGSADEPLYVICKSGNRAGKACQKLIDAGYANVVNVEGGTQAWVDAGLPVVRGKKAMSLERQVRIAAGFLVFAGAATALVTGNVYFAGIPAFVGAGLMFAGITDTCAMGMMIARMPWNKVGKGSCSV; encoded by the coding sequence ATGTCAGGAGTCAAGACCATTCATCCGGCACAACTTGCCGAACAAGGTCGTGTCGACCTGGTCGACGTGCGGACGCCGGTGGAGTTCCGAGAAGTGCGGGCTGAGAACGCTCGCAATGTGCCATTGGATGCGTTGGATCCACATTCGCTGATGAAGGAACGAAACGGCTCGGCCGACGAACCACTGTACGTCATTTGCAAATCCGGCAACCGGGCGGGGAAGGCGTGTCAAAAGCTGATCGATGCGGGTTACGCCAATGTCGTCAATGTGGAGGGCGGAACGCAGGCATGGGTCGACGCTGGTCTGCCAGTCGTGCGTGGAAAGAAAGCGATGTCACTGGAACGTCAGGTGCGAATCGCCGCCGGGTTCCTCGTCTTTGCGGGAGCCGCCACGGCGCTCGTCACCGGCAACGTCTACTTCGCCGGAATCCCCGCGTTCGTTGGGGCCGGACTGATGTTCGCCGGTATCACAGACACCTGCGCGATGGGAATGATGATTGCCAGAATGCCCTGGAATAAGGTCGGGAAAGGATCATGTTCGGTCTAG
- a CDS encoding ArsR/SmtB family transcription factor, with translation MTNSKSKTKPAGTPQAFAQAAECLKTLAHPVRLRMVQLLLHGRYTVGELAEDCGVPDNVASEHLRLMQRCGFFTSEREGRRVYYQVAEPHLANIMECVENRFLSGKRRK, from the coding sequence GTGACAAACTCCAAGTCGAAAACGAAACCAGCCGGTACGCCGCAAGCGTTCGCTCAGGCCGCCGAATGCCTGAAGACCCTTGCTCATCCTGTACGGTTAAGGATGGTGCAGTTGTTACTGCACGGCCGATATACCGTGGGAGAACTGGCAGAAGATTGTGGTGTGCCGGACAACGTCGCTTCTGAGCACCTTCGGCTAATGCAGCGTTGCGGTTTCTTCACCAGCGAACGGGAAGGTCGCCGCGTGTACTACCAGGTGGCCGAACCGCATCTGGCCAACATCATGGAATGTGTGGAAAATCGCTTTTTGTCTGGAAAACGACGTAAGTAG
- the queG gene encoding tRNA epoxyqueuosine(34) reductase QueG, with the protein MSETEQLSALLKSQGKAIGFNLVGIAPAVSPAGFHPLLEWIGNGYHADMDWIPRRENAYQHPNGVLPNTRSVIVVALNYHSQPPASDTARIARYAWGTEDYHSLMRRKLKLVTETLHQHQPHDRTRVIIDTAPLLERDFAQLAGIGWRGKNTMLISREIGSWFFLGAILTTAELNYDTPFETEHCGTCTRCLDACPTDAFPEPHVLDANKCISYLTIERRDKPVPDELKNGVGNWVFGCDICQEVCPWNRFAPNDCLPEFQPVPHLHNLQIADLLSLTESQFNFQFANTPLERTGRDVIIRNAAIVAANQRDPAYLPLLQKLQTDSSPLVRDAANWAILAIQ; encoded by the coding sequence ATGTCCGAAACCGAACAGCTTTCTGCACTGTTAAAGTCGCAGGGAAAGGCGATTGGATTCAACCTTGTCGGAATCGCGCCCGCCGTTTCTCCTGCGGGCTTCCATCCTCTGCTGGAATGGATCGGCAACGGATACCACGCCGATATGGATTGGATTCCACGCCGCGAAAATGCGTACCAGCATCCCAACGGCGTGCTGCCAAATACTCGCAGCGTGATTGTGGTGGCGCTGAATTATCATAGCCAACCGCCCGCGTCAGACACCGCTCGAATTGCTCGCTACGCATGGGGGACCGAGGACTACCACTCGCTAATGCGACGCAAGCTAAAGCTAGTGACTGAAACACTCCATCAGCATCAACCGCACGATCGCACGCGAGTCATCATCGACACTGCTCCGCTGCTGGAACGTGATTTTGCCCAGCTGGCGGGCATCGGTTGGCGTGGCAAGAACACAATGCTGATCAGCCGCGAAATCGGAAGCTGGTTCTTCCTGGGCGCCATTCTTACGACCGCCGAACTGAACTACGACACTCCCTTCGAAACCGAACACTGCGGAACGTGTACACGGTGTCTCGACGCCTGTCCGACGGACGCCTTCCCGGAACCGCACGTACTGGACGCGAATAAGTGCATCAGCTACCTCACCATCGAACGCCGCGACAAACCCGTACCGGATGAACTAAAAAACGGCGTCGGCAACTGGGTCTTCGGCTGCGATATCTGCCAGGAAGTCTGCCCATGGAATCGCTTCGCGCCGAATGACTGCCTGCCGGAATTCCAACCAGTGCCGCACCTGCACAACCTGCAGATTGCCGACCTGCTGAGTCTCACCGAGTCTCAGTTCAACTTCCAATTTGCTAATACGCCGCTGGAACGTACGGGGCGCGATGTCATTATTCGAAACGCGGCGATTGTCGCCGCAAACCAGCGTGATCCTGCCTACCTGCCGCTGCTGCAAAAACTGCAGACAGACAGTTCGCCACTGGTTCGGGACGCCGCAAACTGGGCGATCCTCGCAATTCAGTAA